AACTCTAAACTTGCCAGGGGCCTAACCTACATCAAAGTAAACGAATTCCAGAAAAACGGAAGGCTGCACTTCCATCTTGTAATTTTTGGTATTAACTGGATAATGCCTATAAAGCTTCTTAAAAAGATATGGGTAAGCTACGGGGGTGGCCCGGTGATGAACATTTGCGCCATTACCCAGACAAAAGAGGGCTGGACCTGGGCGCGTAAACCTCCAAAAGAAGCGGGTGGCCAAGCTCCAGCCGGCTTTCTCTCTGATTATCTTGAAAAATCCATGTCTCCCCGTTCTGGGGCTCTATATTGGGCCTTCAATATTCAGTTCTGGTCTGCAAGTAGGGATATAAAACAGAGTCCAGAAAAGCATGAAACAAAAGGATTCTGGGCTCGGGTGAGTGTAGTAGGAAAAGAAGGTAAAAGGCTTTTCCAGAAAAACAATGATAAAGCTAAAGCCTTTTTTGCGGGGACTTTCTTGCGAACTTGCAAGGGATCAGACTCTGAGCTGAAAGATAAGCCGAAAGAAAAAGAAAAGCCTTTGACGGGCTTTAGAAGAGCTACAGATTTAAGTTATCAATGTTAATATTATCTAGGTGTAACCATGGAAGAAACAGTTAATCTAAAAATAGAATATGGGGATATCTGGAAAATTTCATACGGTAAACATAATCATAAAATCCCTTCAGGCATAATTGCAGAAATAGCTAAATGCTTCCTTTACGAAGGAATCAAAGAATTTCCTTTCGGTTGTGAATTTGATATCGTCCCACCAAAAAGTGAAACTCCGTTTAAAAAATATACTGTCATTTTAATCCCTTCTGATAAATCAGCAGAATTAGAATATCTGTATGATCCTGAAGAAGATTTTGAAGAAGAATCTAAAGAGTCTGATGAATCAGAATCCATGTAAAAACCTACACCTATTTTTTGTTTAGAGTCCTTTAAATATACGTATTCAATAAATCTAAGGTTTTTCAGGTGGGTAACAATAAAAGCAGCCAGAAAAAACGTTTTTTAGTGAGGAAAAAAGGTACAGAGTCAATCTAGAAAAGTAACATTGATATGAAATTTAGCTTAGAGAAGACGAATATCTGAACAGATTTTTTTATTTTTATAGAGGTAGCATGACATCAGAACAAAGAAAAACTTCCTTTGAGCAATATGTTTGTTTTTTTTTTAATGATTTAGAAATTTACGAAGATCTCAATAACAACAAAGAATACAAACAAGAAATTATTACAGCAGTGCGTGATTTTTTAAAATCAGCAGATGTAGATTCTGCTTATAAAGTATATGAAAGTTTTTTTAAGGCTTATTGGATAGGTACATCCGAAAAAGAAAATCCATTCTTAATACTTATAGAAAAAATGAAAAATTTCGAAAAACTAGCAGGAAGATTGACCTCTAAACAGAGGGATCATTATGTTCATAGTGCCTTTGTCTTTTTAATTGGTATAGCGATTTATCAGCAGAATTCAAAATATAAAAAAACATTTGAAGAATATGCTCTTTGTAAAAATAAGTATCTTAACCCTTATGATACAAATAATGAGGAATTTTTTTATCGATGGGGACTCGCATCTCTGTTTCACGATATCGCATACCCTTTAGAAATTACTTTAGAACAAATAAAAAATTATGCTAATTTTATATGCAGCTACCCTAAAGAAAAAACAGATAATCTAAAAGTAACTTTGGAATTATGTAATTTTGAAGAGTTTATAAAACTTCCAACAATAAATCCAGACCCTAAGTATGAAAAAGATTTCATGACAAAGTATCCTAATTATAAAGAGGAATTTCCTAGTGATGCAATTGGACTGCTCTCCAAATCAATAACTACCAGTTTCAGCCTCAATTTCAATGAAGTGAATAATAACATTAATTATTTTATGAAAGCTATGAAAGAGGACAATTTCATAGATCATGGACTGTACAGTTCTGTAATAATGCTACGTTGGTATCATTACTTAGTGAAAAGTACAAAATGGAATCCTGCATATTTTTATTACCCAATAGTTGATGCAGCAAGTGCGATTTTTTTACATAACTATTTTGGTCATTTGATAAAATCTTTTGACTTAGAGCCTCTTCACGCTAAAGATCATCCTGTTGCTTATTTGCTTATATTGTGCGACAATCTCCAAGAATGGAAACGGGAATTTTATGGACAAGATAGCAGCAAAAACAAATATCCTTCTACAGATTTTGATATTTCAATAACTGATTATAAACTGGAGATAATATATAAACTTCCTAACAGTTGTTCTGAATATAGTGACCCTTCTGAAATAAAAGAAAAAGTTAATAAGTTATTAACTATTGATGATGTTTTTGAAGAATATAACATTTCCATAAAAGAGGGTTAATAATGGCTAAGAAGAAAGTTTTTGTTAGTTTTGACTATGAAAATGACAAGCACTATAAGTTTTTACTAGAAGCTTGGGATGCAAACTCAAATTTTGAGTTTAATTTTTCCGATAAAACTGCTCATGAAATTAACAGTGATAACGTCAGCAGAATTAAAGCAGGACTTACAGCAAAAATAAACGAAGCCACATGCGTTCTTGTAATAATAGGCAGAGAAGCAAATAAACGCCATCAGGACTCAGTATTGATTGGTGATATAAATTGGATCAATTGGGAAATTAACAAAGCAAAAGAATTAGAAAAAGGTTTAGTTGCAGTGAAGATTGATAAAAGTTATGAGTCGCCACTTGCAATTTTGAATTCCAATGCAAGTTGGGCTATGAGCTTTACGCAGGATGCAGTTATAAAAGCCCTATTTAACTGCAAGGAGTGATCCATCATTTTTTCATGTACCACACTTAATTCAATTTTTGTAATTAAAATAATTTAAAAAATTGTTATGTACTAGGAAATTTATGGGGAAATACAAGTTAGATAAGTTCAAAATAAAGTTTATAATTTTAATTATCTTACTGACTTGTATCGTTTTTTTAGGCAATAAAAATGCGAATTGTGAGAATTCGGATCTACAGAATTACTTTTGGATTCCTTCAACAGTAATGCAATCTGTAGCCGCAATATATGCTGTGTTTGTTGCAATTTTTGCGTTAAGTCTACAGCATAACAAAAAGAATATTAGTTTAGCTGCAGATGTGTTAAAACCACCATTTAAAAATGTATCTTGTAATATTGTTGTCATTATGTATTTTAATGGATTAATACTTTTGATTTTAAGTTTTTATAACCCTCTAGAATTAAAAATTAAAATTTTATTATTTGGTTCTTTAGTTTCACTACTCATATCCTTAGTTGTAATTATGAACTCTTCTTTTCATATATTAACTAACGTGGCAGGCTTAATAACTAATGATGAAAAATTTACTATGATTGAAGATTGCATTCAAGATCCAAGAGCATTTGATCCACTAATTCAAATGTTAAATGATGATAATGAAAATGTTAGAGAGGCTGCAGTATCTGCTCTCGGTCAGAGAAAAGATCCAAGAGCATTTGATCCGCTTACTCAAATGCTATACGATTCTAGTTCAAATGTTAGAGAAACTGCAGTATCTGCTCTCGGTCAGAGTAAAGATCCAAGAGCAGTTGGGCTGCTTATTCAAATGTTAGATGATCCTGAGGTAAATGTCAAAGAGTCTGCAATATTTGCTCTCTGTCAGAGTGGAGACTCAAGAGTAGTTGATCCTCTTTTTCGAATATTTAATGATCCTGATACAAATACATATATAAGAAAGTATTCAGAAGAAGCTCTTGAGAGATTAGGGAGATTAAATAAAAATACAAAATAATGCACAGAAGTTTTAACAACTACTTATCTTTTCAAATCAGTAACCTTCGCTACCTAGTGCTTCAATTTCAAAATAAATTCCTTGTTTATTGAAAAATTCAGGGTCAAGAAACAGGTCAAAAGTCAGTTTTTGTGTACATACTTGGGAATCGCAATACTAGTATCGCGAAAAATTAAGTATGGTTTAAAAGCTTCTTAGGGCTTATCCTGTTTTGATATATTAAACTGCAAACCAAAACCTTTGTGAGCCCATAAACCCAAGGGATTATTCGATGTACTTACTAAATTATCTGATAACTCTGAAGGCTTTACCTTTACACATAAACCATATTCGTCTGACGCAGATTGCACCAAATTAACAAACCAATCAGATGCATTAGGATATACTAATATATCTTCAATCAGATTTTCAAGAGAAATACCTACATTAAATCCACTACTACTGATATTCGTACATTCTATAACTGCTCTAATTTCATACTCATAATTATAACCTTGTCGTTTGTAAAAATGCCTAACAAGAGCATTATTTGGACGAAGAATGTGATCAAAATGTCTAAAATCAACATATTTGACTTTTCCAATATGAACGTCATATTCAACATTCGAAAAGCATTCAGTTAACTTCTTAAAAGTGGATCGAATACATACTCCCCTTTCACCTTTCAAGTGCATATCCCAAATCGCAAATGTTTCAAATTCATTAGCATACCAACAATTTATAAAAAATTTTTCTTTATCCTTTTTAAAACTATCGAACATATTAAACATCGCTTTATCAGCTAAAGTCCCATTCCCAAGTTCATCAGCTATAACAAGAGAAGCTATACGTAATCTCTCAAGGCATCCATCCGGTAATAATCCCTCACAAGTATCAGTCATTTTATCAGATCGCGCAAAAAATAGAGCACGTTCCTTCAACATTGACATAAATTGAGCAAAATCCATAAATCGCCAAACTTTTATCGATTCATCATCAGGAGATTTAATATCAAAACACTTTTGATACATAAAAACACCAAATGTAAAACAATTCAATATTACAAAAATGTATCAAAAATACTATTTTTTTGTAATGAGGAAAAGGGATATAGTAATGCGAATTTATAATGCACAGGTTTTATAGGAAAACCTGTGCATTTTTCATGATTTGATATAATTATGAGGTTATTTTGGCTCAAAAACACTCAATATACACAGCTTTAAATAAAATCTGTGTATATATTACTTTGGTGATTTTTTGGTGAAATATCCCAAATCAGGTTATGAAAAAGATTCTGAAGTCTTACATTTCTATGTGAAAGATGTAAGAATTCTTACCCCTAAAGAATATGAAGCATTAAAGACGGCTATTCCAAAAGATCAGCACAAAACAATTTTAGATATTCTATTAATTACAGGGATGCGATACGCTGAGCTTTTAAGGCTTTATGATAATCCTGCCTGGTATAACGAGAAAAGAAATCTAATCCATCTTCCGGAAGAAGCCCAGAAGAAACGTAAAAGAAGACAGTTAGAAAGAACTATTCATCCTCTTCCTTCAATGTTCAACTATCTTCTAAAGGACTTCTGGCAGGCCCGTAAACCTCCATTAGAAAGTACCTGGAATAAGAACCTTCAAAGATGGGCTCTATCTGCAGGCATAAACCCTTATGGCCTTTCTGCAAAATCAAGTAGAAAAACATTGGAATCCTGGTTAATTGCTTCCGGGGTTGTTGAGTCTACTGTATGTTTAAGAC
The Methanosarcina sp. WWM596 DNA segment above includes these coding regions:
- a CDS encoding TIR domain-containing protein, encoding MAKKKVFVSFDYENDKHYKFLLEAWDANSNFEFNFSDKTAHEINSDNVSRIKAGLTAKINEATCVLVIIGREANKRHQDSVLIGDINWINWEINKAKELEKGLVAVKIDKSYESPLAILNSNASWAMSFTQDAVIKALFNCKE
- a CDS encoding HEAT repeat domain-containing protein, whose product is MQSVAAIYAVFVAIFALSLQHNKKNISLAADVLKPPFKNVSCNIVVIMYFNGLILLILSFYNPLELKIKILLFGSLVSLLISLVVIMNSSFHILTNVAGLITNDEKFTMIEDCIQDPRAFDPLIQMLNDDNENVREAAVSALGQRKDPRAFDPLTQMLYDSSSNVRETAVSALGQSKDPRAVGLLIQMLDDPEVNVKESAIFALCQSGDSRVVDPLFRIFNDPDTNTYIRKYSEEALERLGRLNKNTK
- a CDS encoding site-specific integrase, translated to MKYPKSGYEKDSEVLHFYVKDVRILTPKEYEALKTAIPKDQHKTILDILLITGMRYAELLRLYDNPAWYNEKRNLIHLPEEAQKKRKRRQLERTIHPLPSMFNYLLKDFWQARKPPLESTWNKNLQRWALSAGINPYGLSAKSSRKTLESWLIASGVVESTVCLRQGHDSLTSMRHYQGLAFSDEELRDIKKQLIAWGFSL